In the genome of Montipora foliosa isolate CH-2021 chromosome 3, ASM3666993v2, whole genome shotgun sequence, one region contains:
- the LOC137995075 gene encoding uncharacterized protein, which yields MSSFFLTMYLVWFSKKLLEVMSKTSLVVLVDDPLISQQLGKFLNQTQSGLMQDSATFGMQTPRASLLISSNSKEVERVAGRVIRFNYTWDEAHSDNEGGRETQLLDFMDNNKGLFVAWAIRYLPLWEEIVHDHGDQLRSLIKKVVTHQKPRWVKGTMYCIMVNIMIHASANKVLDIKDLLSKIAALNAAKLERPPFFWRIQQDALDKLNQDGPGKVQYVVVENEIIV from the exons ATGTCTTCATTTTTCCTAACAATGTATTTGGTATGGTTCAGCAAAAAGCTTCTTGAAGTTATGTCAAAGACATCACttgtggttttggtggatgatCCCCTAATTTCGCAGCAGCTTGGGAAATTCTTAAACCAGACACAGAGTGGACTGATGCAAGACTCTGCAACATTTGGAATGCAGACCCCAAGGGCATCCTTACTGATATCCAGCAACAGTAAGGAAGTAGAAAG GGTGGCTGGCAGAGTGATCCGTTTCAATTATACTTGGGATGAAGCACACTCCGACAATGAAGGGGGCAGGGAGACGCAACTACTTGATTTCATGGATAACAACAAG GGTCTGTTTGTTGCCTGGGCCATACGATACCTGCCTTTGTGGGAGGAAATTGTCCACGACCATGGAGACCAACTAAGGTCTCTTATCAAGAAAGTTGTAACCCATCAGAAACCCAGATGGGTGAAGGGCACAATGTACTGCATCATGGTTAACATAATG ATTCATGCATCAGCAAACAAGGTGTTAGACATAAAGGACCTATTGTCCAAAATTGCTGCATTAAATGCCGCCAAACTAGAGAGACCTCCCTTCTTCTGGCGCATCCAGCAGGATGCCTTAGACAAATTGAATCAAGATGGGCCAGGCAAGGTACAATATGTTGtggttgaaaatgaaattattgtttga